A stretch of the Halomonas sp. BDJS001 genome encodes the following:
- the glcC gene encoding transcriptional regulator GlcC encodes MPAENQALTPGQRMPEHVATRLERLILDGVFRPGQLLPSERRLCDRLGVSRASLREGLRILRSKGIINTRQGHGSTVATLLPVGNQSPLMHLFKDHPRTLFDLLEVRALLEGESARLAASRGTSADRVLITRRYREMADYAESAETIDVERLARLDHAFHLAVSQASHNPVLVHTLQSLTDLLLSSVFASVKHLYHLPAPRAMINQQHAKLHEAVVNGEPEQAEQVALEHLTSITQLLRDLEEEHERLERSSMRLEEWQ; translated from the coding sequence ATGCCTGCGGAGAATCAAGCGTTGACACCCGGACAGAGAATGCCTGAACACGTGGCCACCCGGCTGGAGCGGCTGATTCTTGATGGTGTTTTTCGCCCCGGCCAGCTACTTCCTTCTGAGCGGCGGCTATGCGATCGGCTGGGCGTCTCCCGCGCCTCGCTGCGTGAGGGTTTGAGGATTCTGCGCAGCAAGGGAATTATCAATACTCGCCAGGGCCACGGCTCAACGGTCGCCACACTTTTGCCGGTGGGCAACCAGAGCCCGTTGATGCACCTGTTTAAAGACCACCCGCGTACGCTGTTTGATCTGTTAGAGGTACGCGCGCTGCTGGAAGGGGAGTCGGCGCGGTTAGCCGCGAGTCGCGGCACCTCCGCTGACCGGGTGCTGATCACCCGGCGCTATCGTGAAATGGCTGACTACGCGGAAAGCGCAGAGACCATTGATGTCGAGCGATTGGCGAGACTGGATCACGCCTTTCATCTGGCGGTTTCCCAGGCATCCCACAATCCGGTGTTGGTGCATACGCTGCAGAGCCTGACCGATTTGCTGCTTAGTTCGGTATTTGCCTCGGTCAAACATCTTTATCACTTGCCAGCGCCCAGAGCGATGATCAATCAGCAGCATGCGAAGTTGCATGAGGCTGTCGTCAACGGCGAGCCGGAGCAGGCCGAGCAGGTGGCGCTGGAGCACCTCACCAGCATTACCCAGCTACTGCGGGATTTAGAGGAGGAGCACGAACGGCTAGAGCGCTCCTCCATGCGTCTTGAAGAGTGGCAGTAG
- the glcE gene encoding glycolate oxidase subunit GlcE yields the protein MTELAIADRDIAETLCEQVRSAYEARTPLRIVGGDTRAFYGRPVEGQALQMAEHSGIVSYDPVELVVTVRAGTRLSDLQEVLAEKHQMLGFEPPMFGEASTIGGAVATGLSGPRRPWAGAARDFVLGTRIITQQGKLLRFGGEVMKNVAGYDLSRLMAGAQGTLGVLTDISFKVLPIPTATHSLRLTLGLDEALKKLAELGRKPLPISAAAWHHGELFLRLEGGKSSVSATQASLGGEPLDASFWHQLRDHTHAFFAYGDGQALWRLSLPPNSAPLALDIPESDIFYDWAGSQRWVKTTLDADTLRAACAAVGGHATCYTPHTQGGAAEPFTPLNTVVEKYHRNLKAELDAHGIFNPGRLYAAF from the coding sequence ATGACCGAACTAGCGATTGCCGACCGCGATATCGCCGAGACCCTGTGCGAGCAGGTACGCAGTGCCTATGAAGCGCGCACGCCGCTACGCATTGTAGGCGGAGATACACGCGCCTTTTATGGCCGACCGGTGGAGGGCCAGGCGCTACAAATGGCTGAACACAGCGGCATTGTGAGCTACGACCCGGTGGAACTGGTAGTGACTGTGCGCGCTGGCACTCGGCTTAGCGACCTGCAGGAAGTACTGGCAGAGAAGCACCAAATGCTGGGCTTTGAGCCGCCCATGTTTGGTGAAGCGTCGACCATTGGTGGCGCCGTGGCCACCGGCCTCTCCGGCCCACGCCGTCCCTGGGCAGGCGCAGCCCGTGACTTTGTGCTGGGTACGCGTATTATCACCCAACAGGGCAAGCTGCTTCGCTTTGGTGGCGAAGTGATGAAAAATGTTGCCGGTTACGACTTATCGCGCCTGATGGCAGGCGCCCAGGGCACCCTTGGCGTACTCACGGATATCTCCTTTAAAGTGCTGCCCATTCCCACTGCAACACACAGCCTACGCTTAACCCTGGGGCTGGATGAGGCGCTCAAAAAACTCGCCGAGCTGGGTCGCAAGCCGCTACCGATTAGCGCCGCTGCCTGGCATCACGGCGAGCTGTTTTTGCGCCTGGAAGGTGGCAAAAGCTCTGTTAGCGCGACCCAGGCAAGCCTGGGCGGCGAGCCACTTGATGCCAGCTTCTGGCACCAGTTGCGTGACCATACCCACGCTTTCTTTGCCTACGGCGATGGCCAAGCCCTGTGGCGACTGTCACTCCCCCCCAACAGCGCACCGCTAGCGCTGGATATTCCCGAAAGCGATATCTTTTACGACTGGGCGGGCAGTCAGCGCTGGGTGAAAACCACTCTGGATGCAGACACTCTCCGCGCCGCCTGTGCTGCGGTGGGGGGGCATGCCACCTGCTATACCCCCCACACCCAAGGAGGCGCCGCTGAGCCGTTTACACCGCTTAATACTGTAGTGGAAAAATATCACCGTAACTTAAAGGCGGAGCTGGATGCCCATGGCATTTTTAATCCCGGTCGCCTTTATGCGGCGTTTTAA
- the glcD gene encoding glycolate oxidase subunit GlcD: MNILFDERLDGKLVQRDKSEVLTDLQQAVPEMTLLHREEDLRPFECDGLAAYRVLPMLVALPETLEQVQALLKRCHALSVPVVTRGAGTGLSGGALPLEQGVLLVMSRFNKILNVDPDARLARVQPGVRNLAISEAAAPYGLYYAPDPSSQIACSIGGNVAENAGGVHCLKYGLTVHNVMRVDVLTIEGEHMTLGAESFDAPGIDLLALINGSEGMLGVVTEITVKLLPKPETAKVLMASFDDVEKAGRAVGDIIAAGIIPGGLEMMDKLAIKAAEDFIKAGYPVEAEAILLCELDGVEADVADDCDTVRQVLEAAGATDIQQARDEAERAKFWAGRKNAFPAVGRMSPDYYCMDGTIPRRELPRVLKGIAALSKESGLAVANVFHAGDGNMHPLILFDANKEGQLALAEEVGGKILELCVAAGGSITGEHGVGREKINQMCSQFQADEISVFHALKAAFDPQRLLNPGKNIPTLARCAEFGAMHVHNNELPHPELPRF, from the coding sequence ATGAATATCCTCTTTGATGAGCGCCTGGACGGCAAACTGGTTCAGCGCGATAAAAGCGAGGTTTTAACCGACCTGCAGCAAGCCGTTCCCGAAATGACGCTGCTGCATCGCGAAGAAGACCTGCGCCCCTTTGAGTGCGATGGGCTGGCGGCCTACCGCGTGCTGCCGATGCTGGTGGCGCTGCCTGAAACCCTTGAGCAAGTGCAAGCACTGCTCAAGCGCTGCCATGCGCTAAGCGTACCCGTGGTCACTCGCGGTGCGGGCACCGGGCTTTCAGGCGGTGCGTTGCCGCTGGAACAGGGCGTGCTATTAGTGATGTCGCGCTTTAATAAAATTCTCAACGTCGACCCTGATGCCCGCTTGGCACGGGTGCAGCCCGGCGTTCGCAATCTGGCCATTTCCGAAGCCGCGGCGCCCTATGGCCTCTACTACGCGCCGGATCCCTCCTCGCAAATTGCCTGCTCCATCGGCGGTAACGTGGCGGAAAATGCTGGCGGCGTGCACTGCTTAAAATATGGCCTAACGGTGCATAACGTGATGCGTGTCGATGTGCTCACCATTGAGGGCGAGCATATGACGCTGGGCGCTGAGTCTTTTGATGCCCCAGGCATTGACCTGCTGGCATTGATAAACGGCTCGGAGGGCATGCTCGGCGTGGTCACAGAGATCACCGTCAAGCTGCTGCCCAAGCCGGAGACTGCCAAAGTGCTGATGGCGAGCTTCGATGATGTTGAGAAAGCCGGTCGCGCCGTCGGCGATATCATCGCCGCAGGCATTATTCCCGGCGGTCTGGAAATGATGGATAAACTCGCCATCAAAGCCGCCGAAGATTTCATCAAAGCAGGCTACCCAGTGGAAGCAGAAGCGATTCTGTTGTGCGAGCTGGATGGCGTCGAAGCCGATGTAGCCGACGACTGCGACACCGTGCGCCAGGTACTCGAAGCCGCGGGCGCCACCGATATTCAGCAGGCCCGAGATGAGGCCGAGCGCGCCAAGTTCTGGGCTGGGCGAAAGAACGCCTTCCCAGCGGTGGGCCGAATGTCACCGGACTACTACTGCATGGATGGCACTATCCCCCGCCGCGAGCTTCCTCGCGTGCTGAAAGGCATTGCCGCGCTTTCCAAAGAGAGCGGATTGGCGGTGGCCAACGTCTTTCACGCCGGCGATGGCAATATGCATCCTCTAATCCTGTTTGATGCCAACAAAGAGGGCCAACTGGCGCTTGCCGAAGAGGTGGGCGGCAAGATTCTGGAGCTCTGCGTGGCTGCGGGCGGCTCAATCACCGGCGAACACGGCGTTGGGCGCGAAAAGATCAACCAGATGTGTAGCCAGTTTCAGGCGGATGAAATCAGCGTTTTTCACGCTTTGAAAGCCGCTTTTGATCCACAACGGCTGCTCAATCCTGGCAAGAATATCCCAACGCTGGCGCGCTGCGCCGAGTTTGGCGCAATGCATGTGCATAACAACGAGTTACCGCACCCGGAGCTGCCGCGCTTTTAG